From the genome of Corallococcus exiguus:
CGCCGCCACACGAGACCCCCGAGTCAGAGCGACTGCTCGCGGAGGCCGAGCCGCACTTCAAGGACAACCGCTTCGACGAAGCCGCGAAGTTCTACGCGCGCGCCACCGACGCCTGTCCGACGTGCGCGAACGCCTGGATCTTCCGAGGCGACGCGGCGCTCTTCGCCGCCAGGCCAGAGGAGGCGCTCGGCTACTACCGCAAGGCCGCCGAGCTCAACCCCGATGACTATCGCGGGCACTTCTTCATGGGGCACGCGTTGTCGCGGCTGGGGCGGCGTGCCGAGGCCCGCGAGGCCTTCGCCTCCGCGCTGGTACTCAACCCGCGCCTGCCCACGCTGCGCACGCTGCTCAAGAAGTATCCCGGGTTCGGGCTCGTCATCACGCCAGACGTGGTGGTGCCGCGCGGCATGGCCGAGCGAACGGAGACCGGCGTGGCGGCGAGGTACGACGGTCACTACGGCACCGCGTGGCTCGCGTTCGCGGCGTGCAAGGCGATGTGGCTGGGGGAGCCATCGCATCGCAAGGAGATGACGGGCAGCGACAGTGACACCCAGTTCACCTCCACCGAGGAGCTCGAGTGCCTGAGCGCCGCGCTCACGGGCTACGAGGTCGCGAAGGAACAGAAGGACGCGGACACGGACACGACGATTCCAGACAAGGGCCTGGAGCGCCTGGAGCGCATCGTCGAGGCCGGGATGGTCGACATGCTCGTGCTCTTCGAGCTCGCCTCGCGCGTCCATCCGCAAGCGACGTTGACGATGAGCGAAGACGCGCGCCAGCGGCTGCGCGCCTACATCCTCGAGTTCGTCCTGCTGGAGCGCGGCTGAAGCCCTGGAGTCATATTAGAATTGACTAATATGAGTGTGGACTGTAGTGACTCCGTGAACGGAGGAGGTCCACACATGCTTCACCAGCTCATTGGCGCCCAGTTCCGCACCTGCGTCGAACGTGACTACGAAGGCAAGCCGGCCCACGTGGTCGTCGCGCAGCGCGTGTACCCCACGAACATCGAGGACCTGTGGGACGCGGTCACCAACGCCGAGCGCATCCCTCGTTGGTTCGCGCCCGTCGAGGGCCAGCTGCAGAAGGGCGGCCGCTATCAGATCAAGGGGAACGCGGGAGGCACCATCACCCGGTGTGACAAGCCCTCGGCGTTCGACCTGACCTGGGAGATGAACGGCGGGATGAGCTGGGTGACCATCCGCTTGGCGCCGGAAGGGAAGGGCACGCGGCTGACGCTCGAGCACATCGTGCACTCTGCGGACGTGGAGCAGTTCTGGAGCCAGTTCGGCCCTGGCGCCACGGGCGTGGGCTGGGATTTGAGCTTCCTGGGCCTGGGCATGTACCTGGAGACGGGCAAGGACGTGGCCGCGGAGGCCGCCGCGTCGTGGGGGACGTCCGACGAGGCGA
Proteins encoded in this window:
- a CDS encoding tetratricopeptide repeat protein — encoded protein: MHRPFFFLLLPLTFGCASTPATPRAAAPVQAAPAEKKGLLSLPEILQRMEASPVKYELGEKDSPPDGWADTLWPQRIPPLPYARVVREGGSATLAPPHETPESERLLAEAEPHFKDNRFDEAAKFYARATDACPTCANAWIFRGDAALFAARPEEALGYYRKAAELNPDDYRGHFFMGHALSRLGRRAEAREAFASALVLNPRLPTLRTLLKKYPGFGLVITPDVVVPRGMAERTETGVAARYDGHYGTAWLAFAACKAMWLGEPSHRKEMTGSDSDTQFTSTEELECLSAALTGYEVAKEQKDADTDTTIPDKGLERLERIVEAGMVDMLVLFELASRVHPQATLTMSEDARQRLRAYILEFVLLERG
- a CDS encoding SRPBCC family protein, translating into MLHQLIGAQFRTCVERDYEGKPAHVVVAQRVYPTNIEDLWDAVTNAERIPRWFAPVEGQLQKGGRYQIKGNAGGTITRCDKPSAFDLTWEMNGGMSWVTIRLAPEGKGTRLTLEHIVHSADVEQFWSQFGPGATGVGWDLSFLGLGMYLETGKDVAAEAAASWGTSDEAKTFMRASAQAWADAHVAGGEAPDVARGMAERTAAFYTGG